One window of the Methanomassiliicoccaceae archaeon DOK genome contains the following:
- a CDS encoding 1-(5-phosphoribosyl)-5-[(5-phosphoribosylamino)methylideneamino] imidazole-4-carboxamide isomerase, which translates to MMVIPAVDVLDHQVVQLVGGVPGSQQIVMPNPADVAEMWVDKGARYLHLVDLDGAFGKENNIPVFKRIIRDAGVPAQVGGGIRSAETIDDLISAGADRVVVGTKAVKEPEWLAEMADRHPGRIVLGLDTKAGRIAIKGWQESAQMTVGEMFDIIRDLPLAGVLNTNVDVEGQKKGIDERQARDFISRCPCDVISSGGVTSRIDADILADAGAVGAVVGLALYTEVIKPWEWDTPWMA; encoded by the coding sequence GTGATGGTCATACCCGCAGTCGACGTGCTGGACCACCAGGTGGTGCAGCTGGTCGGGGGAGTCCCCGGCAGCCAGCAGATCGTGATGCCCAACCCCGCGGACGTGGCCGAGATGTGGGTCGACAAGGGTGCCAGGTACCTGCACCTCGTCGACCTGGACGGAGCGTTCGGGAAGGAGAACAACATCCCCGTCTTCAAGAGGATCATAAGGGACGCCGGCGTCCCTGCACAGGTGGGGGGCGGCATCAGGTCCGCCGAGACCATCGACGACCTCATATCCGCAGGCGCGGACCGCGTGGTCGTGGGGACCAAGGCCGTCAAGGAGCCGGAGTGGCTGGCGGAGATGGCCGACAGGCACCCCGGGAGGATCGTCCTGGGACTGGACACCAAGGCCGGGCGCATCGCCATCAAGGGATGGCAGGAATCCGCGCAGATGACAGTCGGGGAGATGTTCGACATCATCAGGGACCTCCCCCTCGCCGGAGTGCTCAACACCAACGTGGACGTCGAGGGCCAGAAGAAGGGCATCGACGAGAGGCAGGCCAGGGACTTCATCTCCAGGTGCCCGTGCGACGTGATCTCGTCCGGGGGCGTGACCTCCAGGATTGACGCGGACATCCTCGCAGACGCGGGGGCCGTGGGCGCGGTCGTGGGTCTGGCACTCTACACCGAGGTCATCAAGCCGTGGGAGTGGGACACGCCCTGGATGGCGTGA
- the hisH gene encoding imidazole glycerol phosphate synthase subunit HisH, with translation MRITLTDYGVGNLYSIRRSLENCGAEVVTVRDMRDVLDAECVVFPGVGAFDKTMEKLQPYREDIRERLLSGTPALGICIGMQIMFGSSAEGTTPGLGVFDGDVVPLTGRVVPHMGWNQVVSDDPLMEDVGDNNFYFAHSYRGNPAEDITIGTTEYEGAEIPTFFRKANTYGTQFHPEKSSSSGMAFLRNFIAFAESVL, from the coding sequence CTGAGGATCACGCTGACCGACTACGGCGTCGGCAACCTCTACTCCATCCGCAGGTCCCTCGAGAACTGCGGCGCGGAGGTGGTCACCGTCAGGGACATGAGGGACGTCCTCGACGCCGAGTGCGTCGTGTTCCCCGGCGTGGGGGCTTTCGACAAGACGATGGAGAAGCTGCAGCCCTACAGGGAGGACATCAGGGAGAGGCTGCTCTCCGGCACCCCCGCGCTGGGCATATGCATCGGCATGCAGATCATGTTCGGTTCCAGCGCCGAGGGCACCACCCCCGGCCTAGGCGTGTTCGACGGCGACGTGGTCCCGCTCACCGGGAGGGTCGTCCCGCACATGGGATGGAACCAGGTGGTGTCCGACGACCCCCTCATGGAAGACGTCGGTGACAACAACTTCTACTTCGCACACTCGTACCGCGGGAACCCCGCCGAGGACATCACCATCGGCACCACCGAGTACGAGGGCGCCGAGATACCCACGTTCTTCAGGAAGGCCAACACGTACGGCACGCAGTTCCACCCGGAGAAGAGCAGCTCGTCCGGCATGGCGTTCCTCAGGAACTTCATAGCGTTCGCGGAGTCGGTACTGTGA
- a CDS encoding transcriptional regulator, which translates to MKMPCELIVTHILPTARGALAKELVHNHGMTQVQVANLFGVTSAAVSQYIKGLRGGNNLIDKSAYREDFYNMISDTADMVADGKDLTEALCEICSFVKSSGLLKALYVYEGYSGELGVCMECPRTTITIPEGL; encoded by the coding sequence ATGAAGATGCCCTGCGAGCTGATCGTCACCCACATCCTCCCCACCGCCAGGGGAGCGCTGGCCAAGGAGCTGGTCCACAACCACGGAATGACCCAGGTGCAGGTGGCGAACCTCTTCGGCGTCACCAGCGCCGCCGTGTCCCAGTACATCAAGGGGCTCAGAGGCGGGAACAACCTCATCGACAAGAGCGCCTACCGCGAGGACTTCTACAACATGATCTCCGACACCGCCGACATGGTCGCCGACGGCAAGGACCTCACCGAGGCCCTGTGCGAGATCTGCTCCTTCGTCAAGAGCAGCGGGCTGCTCAAGGCCCTGTACGTCTACGAGGGCTACAGCGGCGAGCTCGGGGTGTGCATGGAGTGCCCCAGGACCACCATCACCATCCCCGAGGGACTCTGA
- a CDS encoding ATP phosphoribosyltransferase, producing the protein MTLKFGVPNKGRLNERTIELLAKAGIDLGEDVGRRLYVKARNQDIEVLFLRAQDIPEFVATGAIDIGITGQDQVAEAGAQIEQVLELRFGYCHMAVAVPEASGIKDASEIKDGSRIATSYPNIARRYFESLGKDVSVIVVTGAAEIMPYLGISDYIVDLVSTGSTLKMNRMIEAGRILDSQAAVFTSKQSMEKYGEQIEEIASSIQSVIDAENKRYIMADVPRDRLSDVERIIPGIGGPTILDIAGNSGFMAVHAVIDSDQTFHVIAELKKIGAKGILTTPIERLVN; encoded by the coding sequence ATGACGCTTAAATTCGGAGTACCCAACAAAGGACGCTTGAACGAGAGGACCATCGAGCTGCTCGCCAAGGCGGGCATCGACCTCGGAGAGGACGTCGGACGCAGACTGTACGTCAAGGCGAGGAACCAGGACATCGAGGTCCTGTTCCTCAGGGCCCAGGACATCCCGGAGTTCGTCGCCACCGGTGCCATCGACATCGGGATCACCGGACAGGACCAGGTCGCCGAGGCCGGGGCGCAGATCGAGCAGGTGCTGGAGCTCAGGTTCGGATACTGCCACATGGCCGTCGCCGTCCCGGAGGCCTCCGGGATCAAGGACGCGTCCGAGATCAAGGATGGCAGCAGGATCGCCACATCCTACCCCAACATCGCCAGGCGCTACTTCGAGTCCCTCGGCAAGGACGTCAGCGTCATCGTGGTCACCGGCGCGGCGGAGATCATGCCCTACCTCGGCATCTCCGACTACATCGTCGACCTCGTCTCCACCGGCTCCACGCTCAAGATGAACAGGATGATCGAGGCCGGCAGGATCCTCGACTCCCAGGCCGCGGTCTTCACGTCCAAGCAGTCCATGGAGAAGTACGGGGAGCAGATCGAGGAGATCGCCAGCTCCATCCAGAGCGTCATCGACGCCGAGAACAAGAGGTACATCATGGCCGACGTGCCCAGGGACAGGCTCTCCGACGTCGAGCGCATCATCCCCGGGATCGGCGGACCCACCATCCTCGACATCGCGGGCAACAGCGGCTTCATGGCAGTCCACGCAGTCATAGACTCCGACCAGACGTTCCACGTCATCGCCGAGCTCAAGAAGATCGGCGCCAAGGGCATCCTGACCACCCCGATCGAGAGGCTGGTGAACTGA
- the hisC gene encoding histidinol-phosphate transaminase: MEPDRSIMRETTRDFQTYYSPMLHGEVRLDTNTNVLGSNPAAAEYLRTHTWDLNGYPDTYSRDLRAALGKLYGVDPDCIIAGNGSDEMIDVIFKTFTNWGDNSVVPVPSYSLYDYFVRMNGGRAIPVDLTEDYQLDVDSMVKQENAKVTIVPSPNNPTGNCFRTKDLEELISRFDGIVVMDEAYTEYTGTDGFIKRATEFDNLVVTRTFSKVYAMAALRVGYMVANRKLTDMMMSVKIPYSLNAISEGAAVAALKDQDFVRRSVQMVTEQRPKLEAGLRKLGFEPFPSDSNFILARSPIDHTALVEGLKKKGVLIRDFGSKRRTENCVRPTVGTEELNRLLLEKTAEVIDECR, encoded by the coding sequence ATGGAGCCCGACAGGAGCATAATGAGGGAGACCACCAGGGACTTCCAGACGTACTACAGCCCCATGCTCCACGGAGAGGTCAGGCTCGACACCAACACGAACGTCCTCGGCTCCAACCCTGCCGCCGCCGAGTACCTCAGGACCCACACCTGGGACCTGAACGGATACCCGGACACCTACTCCAGGGACCTGCGCGCGGCGCTGGGGAAGCTCTACGGCGTCGACCCGGACTGCATCATCGCCGGCAACGGGTCCGACGAGATGATTGACGTCATCTTCAAGACGTTCACCAACTGGGGGGACAACAGCGTCGTTCCCGTCCCCTCCTACTCGCTATACGACTACTTCGTCAGGATGAACGGCGGCAGGGCGATCCCCGTGGACCTCACGGAGGACTACCAGCTCGACGTCGACTCCATGGTGAAGCAGGAGAACGCCAAGGTCACCATCGTGCCCTCGCCCAACAACCCCACCGGCAACTGCTTCAGGACCAAGGACCTGGAGGAGCTCATATCCAGGTTCGACGGCATCGTCGTCATGGACGAGGCCTACACCGAGTACACAGGCACCGACGGGTTCATCAAGAGGGCGACCGAGTTCGACAACCTAGTCGTCACCAGGACGTTCTCCAAGGTCTACGCCATGGCGGCGCTGCGCGTCGGGTACATGGTCGCCAACAGAAAGCTCACCGACATGATGATGAGCGTCAAGATCCCCTACTCCCTGAACGCCATCAGCGAGGGGGCCGCGGTCGCCGCGCTGAAAGACCAGGACTTCGTCAGGAGGAGCGTCCAGATGGTGACCGAGCAGAGGCCCAAGCTCGAGGCGGGGCTCAGGAAGCTCGGATTCGAGCCGTTCCCGTCCGACTCCAACTTCATCCTCGCCAGGTCCCCCATCGACCACACCGCCCTCGTCGAGGGCCTCAAGAAGAAGGGCGTGCTCATACGCGACTTCGGGTCCAAGCGCAGGACCGAGAACTGCGTCAGGCCCACCGTGGGCACCGAGGAGCTCAACAGGCTGCTCCTGGAGAAGACGGCAGAGGTGATCGACGAATGCCGCTGA